From one Mytilus edulis chromosome 1, xbMytEdul2.2, whole genome shotgun sequence genomic stretch:
- the LOC139484426 gene encoding uncharacterized protein, with product MEGKAVIIFFGFIACAFAVYSPKGGKACEIECSSHSECLDGYKCQTEGCDRMCRPGRVILSNAVVGSDIISAGCVQRCINRGGLGCRSLCQRSGDLLSGGQIIRSGSLDSRFNDALVDSIRSDSLVRHTSSVGDSVRSGSLVRHISPVGDSIRSDSLFGRISPLGDSIRSGSLVRHISPVGDSIRSGSLLGRISQVGSILHKGCQNTCIARGCNFNEECVTRDGCSVCVRAKTYA from the exons ATGGAAGGGAAAGCTGTTATCATTTTCTTTGGCTTTATAGCATGTGCTTTTGCTG TATATTCACCCAAAGGCGGGAAAGCTTGTGAAATTGAATGCTCTAGTCATTCAGAATGTCTAGATGGATACAAATGCCAAACCGAAGGATGTGATCGTATGTGCAGACCTGGAAGAGTAATCTTATCAAATGCAGTTGTCGGATCAGACATTATTTCAGCTGGATGCGTTCAGAGATGTATAAACCGAGGTGGGCTAGGTTGCAGAAGTCTTTGTCAGCGTAGTGGAGATTTATTATCAGGAGGCCAAATCATTCGTAGTGGTTCCTTAGACAGTAGATTCAATGATGCCTTAGTAGATTCTATTCGGTCAGATAGTCTTGTTAGACATACCTCGTCAGTAGGTGATTCTGTTCGATCAGGTAGTCTTGTTAGACATATCTCGCCAGTAGGTGATTCTATTCGCTCAGATAGTCTCTTTGGACGTATCTCACCATTAGGTGATTCTATTCGGTCAGGTAGTCTTGTTAGACATATCTCGCCAGTAGGTGATTCTATTCGGTCAGGTAGTCTTCTTGGACGTATCTCGCAAGTTGGTTCAATTTTACATAAAGGCTGTCAAAATACATGCATTGCACGAGGCTGCAACTTCAACGAGGAATGTGTCACACGAGATGGATGTTCTGTATGTGTTCGTGCCAAGACCTACGCATAA
- the LOC139519578 gene encoding uncharacterized protein yields MLGKAVIIFFGFIACAFAVYSPKGGKACEIECSSHSECLDGYKCQTEGCDRMCRPGRVILSNAVAGSDIISAGCVQRCMDRGGLGCRRVCQHSADLLSGGQIIRSGSLDSRFNDALVDSIRSDSLVRHTSSVDDSIRSGSLVRHILPVGDSIRSDSLLGRISPVGDSIRSGNLVRHISPGGALRSGSLLGRISQVDAISHKGCQNTCISRGCNFNEECVTRDGCSVCVRAKTYA; encoded by the exons ATGTTAGGGAAAGCTGTTATCATTTTCTTTGGATTTATAGCATGTGCTTTTGCTG TATATTCACCCAAAGGCGGGAAAGCTTGTGAAATTGAATGCTCCAGTCATTCAGAATGTCTAGATGGATACAAATGCCAAACCGAAGGATGTGATCGTATGTGCAGACCTGGAAGAGTAATTTTATCTAATGCAGTTGCCGGATCAGACATTATTTCAGCTGGATGCGTTCAGAGATGTATGGACCGAGGTGGGCTAGGTTGCAGAAGGGTTTGTCAGCATAGTGCAGATTTATTATCAGGAGGCCAAATCATTCGTAGTGGTTCCTTAGACAGTAGATTCAATGATGCCTTAGTAGATTCTATTCGGTCAGATAGTCTTGTTAGACATACCTCTTCAGTAGATGATTCTATTCGGTCAGGTAGTCTTGTTAGACATATCTTGCCAGTAGGTGATTCTATTCGGTCAGATAGTCTTCTAGGACGTATCTCACCAGTAGGTGATTCTATTCGATCAGGTAATCTTGTTAGACATATCTCGCCAGGAGGTGCACTACGGTCAGGTAGTCTTCTTGGACGTATCTCGCAAGTTGATGCAATTTCACACAAAGGCTGTCAAAATACATGCATTTCACGAGGCTGCAACTTCAACGAGGAATGTGTCACCAGAGATGGATGTTCTGTATGTGTTCGTGCCAAGACCTACGCATAA